The DNA sequence CTTTCTCACTTTTGATACGGACATTTCTCACTTACAATTAATCCTCGCAGGGGTTGGCATGGATATATGGATCGACACTGCAATAAAACCAGTTCCTTCTGAACTCGTGTTTGATGATAGACTGGTTTGAGACGGACTGCATTTATCTTATATATTGTCATACTGTTGccttttttcattttagatattgTCATGTCTGTCGGAACACTTAGTAGTTaatatttcaattgattttatcaGAATTTAAAAAGGAGTTGCTGGAAATCATTTAGAAATCATATGGTTTAAATGATAACCATTTTACACAAAAACAATGGCAACAATCTGATTATAAACTGACAACAGTCTCGATACAGTCTGATTCACAGTCGACTATACACTAACAGAAGTATCAGGCATATGACGACAGACTGCAAATGATCTGGATAGAACTGATTTTGATATAACAGTAAGCATGGTAAGATGGCAACACAATGACATCAAACTGTGCATCAAAGAGTGCTTATATgaatttggtataataataattatgatgtttttgaTACATTTCTGCCCTTAAATATAGTATGTAAGACAGTAAAGTGCCTTAACACTTTTCAGCTTAGTACACAATTTTAGCCTTATGTATTGTATGTcccattttgaaattttgcagtGTTGGAATGTCCCATTATTATTTGTATCCTACAACAGAGAGGCCTGCGTGACGTTACTTCAAATTTATTGCCTCTTACCTCTGACATGAATTGTGTTGGTGTAGCATCATACATTCGGCACTCAGTTTGACCTTTTCAAGTCTGGTATTTCAAAATCAAGGAGACATAGTTTGGGCCCTTTTGTCcatctgtttcgtgtccgctttacagctttaatgatttttaaataatttggtaCAAATGTTAAGCATTACGATACAATTTTTGGCCGtatcagttaaaggtcaaggtcataccgCTCTGCCCACTATATAAATGTATATCTTTTTTTACAAACTCCCAACAACTGGCATTATGACAATATGAAGACAGCAACGTTTGGCTACGTCAGATCTTGCTCAAGGTTATTTATTTTTGCTATAGTCAAATTGTATACATcaattcattatttttcatttaaatgaaatagtATTTGGAGTCATACGCTTTTTAATAAGCAAGCTGTATTTATAATCGTCTTGATGTTGGAATTAAAACCCCGCAATTCAAAGCTTTTGTCGGTACCTCTGTGACAATACCAGCTTATTTACTGCATTTAGGATGACTTAAAACCCCAAACAGATGTTTGAACTTTATTAAGTTGTACAACCTCCTGCGATTGGCACGAGAAAAACCCGGCGGGCATAGAGTTTTGATTgcctaaattttatatttcaatcatTACAGAAGAATTGTTCGGCTTGTTTCGTTTACAAAACGCCACGTCACTAGCATTTATAGTTGCTAAAGCGGAGGAACTGAACAAACGCCCTCTAGATATTTCTCCACACCCACTAATCACCCACTAATTATGGATCCGGCCAAGCAGACCGCATTATCCTCAAAATTGCTATTTCTGTGACTGGCACCAAAGAATGGGTTCACAATAACAAGGCTTTGCATTATCCTGTAACCGACACTTCTTGGGGCACTGGCCGCGTCAAAACGGCATGGCCAGACTCAATATCTTTTCcaaaagtaaacataaaaaaattaacctgtttttattttctgtctaAAGCATCATATGTTTGGTAATGAAAtaactaaaacaaaacaatgtaatTGTCAGTAAAACAGTTGTTAAGACCAATCTTGGTGGTAAATGACTCCCATTGCCGTTACTTGTCGTGTAATCTAAGGTTAAATTCTGTCCAAAACGTTCCAGGAAATCCAGTATGACGCCGTTTGTCCAGCCAAACCCATCCTGGAAAAGAATACAAAATGATGCTAATCAGTCTGCTGTCACCTTTGGCGTATGATATCATTGTAAGGTCATAAAACTGGTCTTAATCGTCACTAGGAAATTGGCATTTGGCTTTCTTTTTTGCTTGGACAATCTATATTATTAATCATACTGATATTAAAATAAAGAGTAAAGTCAACCTGTCCTATCTCGCCGACAACCCAAacttataaaaataaacgttagTCACACAAATTACAGCACAACATGTAGTTAATATAAATAagttaacagttaaattaataAGCTTATAACACGTGATCGGCGTAAAACTGTTAAGAAAAAcgaaaattttcattattttaaaatatgattcTGATCTATATCTATATCCAATCAAATATAGATAAAATGAGGTTGTGCAAAAATATTATGCATTAGCTCTACTGActttcaataataataaaaacacaccTGAACATCATACTCCCCTCCGCTACCACGAGAACCCATACTAGTCACAACGTACTgcagaaaatgaaaaagaaacatatcatcagttatttatttcaaaagatagaacTGTTATTATCAAGTCCCTTCCATCAGTCACAAATGCGATTAAAAGTCATACTTACTAATAACCTTTGAATGgatggatttgataataaaacttatgttgtcttTTAGGATTTATCAACCTCGAAAAATTGTGACATCGATCGAAGGCATCAGTTTATCCATGTCGATAAAACCTCATTATCGACCCcactaacccttatcatgctagacacgactGACTctacatttgcgaccagtgtagatcatgatcagcctgcacatccgtgcagtctgatcatgatctgcactgttcgccattcaataaatattattttggtaatcacaccttttaacagttaatggtactgtccaaattgaaagatggacaagtcattacagaaatttagctgggtaagggctAAAAAGACAATGACTGTTAACTGTATACCTTTTCGAACATATTATGGGTCCTATTCCAGCCTATATAATTACTCTGTATCCAACGTGAGGCTAGTTCAAGGCCAACTTGGCGGCCTTCTGGCAGATCACCGTCGGTTAGTGCTGAGATTAGAATATCCTGAAGCGGGGGCCAAGCATTCGGGAAGTCCCACTGCTGACCCGTTTGTAGTAGAGAACTTGGTACCCCACTTGCAAAGTCAATGACATTCTTGTCCTGTAGAAAACACAATTTTAGCTGATTAACATTTCATTTGACTTATAcctacaaaatacatgtacattcaatGAATAATCATATTTCGCCACGGTTTACTATACTatagttatattatatttatccAAATGTTCGCCATTACATGGGTTACTTGTAGAAGTTATTATTCTGATCCAAATGCAAGTCTGTAGACTAATTGTGTATGTTCGGCAAATCTCGGCTTTTATGTAGGACTTTGACAATCAAATAACCTGTATCGTTTCTTCGGTAAAACaatgaatttcaattttaaataatattatattacacaacaaatattattattaaccAATAATAAAAATACAGCTAAGATCTTTGTTTTTAAAGTGATTTTCATAAACTGGGATCATGCCTTTTTTTACCTGAACGCATCTAAAATCACTACGTTTGTAAGCTTATTTGATacaggatagtgcaagatacaaaaGACACTCCGATTCAAGAAGCTTTTCTGGTTCTTAAGTGTGCCACTTAACTCTTATCCAAATAACATGGAGGAGCGGCGGCTCCTCAGACCTCATGACCTCTGTTCTGGTAGACAGACAGCACTGCATCCGCATCTAAAATAATTATGCTGGATTTCCATAGCATATATTTCCGGAATTTGTAAAGATAATGTCATATAACATACATTACAGTACAAATCTGAATTTACCTTTAAATAAGCCAAAACTTGACTTTCTAATTTTGAATTGCCCTTGTCATAACAACCAACAAATAGTGGGAACACGTTAGATGGGAAAAACCTTTGTCGTTTGCTCTTTGCTGCCAACGACAGATCAAACCAGACGCCCTTCTCCTGATCCCAAAACAAAGACATCATGGCGTCTTGCCTAGCTTTCTGTTGTTGCCGATAGTGCATGGAAGCATTTTGTTCACCTGTTCAGaattaaacagtatataaaaatgtgttaagAGTAATCGTTGCTAACAAAACGGATAAAGTCAACATAATCGCTGTTGAGGAGCATTGGTAAGATCATGTCTCTCATCAGTAAAAGAACAGAAAATGTAGTAAATtgggacaaataaaaatatcagACATGGCAAAAGTAATCTAACTTTGTGTTGCAGCCACGTTTAGGAAATAATTCCATTCATTTTAGCGTCCAGCATACATGAGGTTGTTAGTGGTACACATATTCAAACCATTAAATGTGTtcgtttttataataatattatactgaAGTCTTCGTGTACTAGTATAATTGTCCGATACCTAGGCTATTGTAGAACTTTGCCATTAACATTTCATTCCAACACAATATGCTGTTTAAATCCACAGGAATTACATCAGTTGTATCAGTGTAACTCAGCCATCTTGTTTCATCTGAAGTCTCGTCCTGGAATTCTTGCGAGAACCAACGAGAAGAAAAGTCCCATCCCGACTCTGCTGCCGATGCCAAATTTTGGTACATTTCCGAAGGAGAAACTGGAGTAATATAAGAAAAAGTAGTTTGATTGTATCTCTGTGCAATTTTATACTCGCCATATTTGATCAACTGACCTTCGTCGAAATTTGCACGGGTCATTAATTTCCATTTCTCTAATCCATCAGAGGTTCGAAATTGTTCGGAGACAAACGGTCTTCCTTGAAACCATGCAAGGATGCATGCTATTAAATCGTATCTTGTGTGCAACTCTTTGTTTTGTTACCTGTTATAACAGCCAAAGAATGCTGTCATACGGATCATGAAGCATGAATAAACGGTAATAATTTTTCTCTAAATTCAGAATAtctgtcagaaaaaaaaagagacaGAGAAACTTATCATGTTACGGCTATGAATGCTCACCCctcgattgtttgtttttagttgaAATATCTTCTGTATATGATTCTGGCCTGAAATGAAATACATCATACAATTATATCTTGATAGCTTTAACTTTAAAGACTGAAATTTGAAATCCGaggtaatcttaaaaaatattaatcgACAAAATCTATAGAAGTGACTCGCATTTCCAAAACGACGTTTTGGTTTGAAATCGACGTTTTGATGATAATGATGTTTTTATATTACCTCTTTTGATCAAAGGTTTGGATAACTATCACATTGTAATCTAAAGATTGaatgtaaaacaataaaactaaGTATATtctctaaaaacagaaaatactgTGTTTCGCAAATACGCGAAATCCTGATTAATTGCAAATAATAGCGCGCTTTGAACATGACGAATCAAACATTAACGTAAAGTACAATTTCTGAATCACAATGTGATaatgtcattttgttttacagtcaAGTAATTAAATCAATCAGAATTCAGAATTAACATGTGACGTACTGATTAATCACGATCGGACTTGTTGACGTTAAAATGGTTAAACTGCCAATGACGTTGACGTGATCATCGGCAAAACGAGTTCTGACGTAATTACAATACGCCTAAAATGAGCGAATTCTGGTGCTATACAACTGTTTTGTTGGCAAAATTGCCACTTTTAACCAGAAATGTACATTATATAATGTATTACTTGAATGTTCATACATGTATAGATATTATGTTCGAAGGTGGCAAAATGGTTGAATTATTTTAgtctatatatttatatgtaatttacTAAGCTATTTTTGGCATGATAAATCAACGCTCGAACTAATCTGGCATGATTAATCAACTATCAAGCTATTCTGGCATGACTAATCAACGCTCGAACTAATCTGGCACGATCTATCAACTATCAAGCTATTATTGGCATGATTGATCAACGCTCGAACTAATCTGGCACGATCTATCAACTATCAAGCTATTTTTGGCATGATTGATCAACGCTCGAACTAATCTGGCATAATTAATCAACTATCAAGTTATGTTTGGCATGGTCAGTCAACGGTCAATCTATTTTGGCATGATTTATCAACTATCAAACTGCAGCCATGGTTTGGTTGATTAATCAGCGTATTTGTTTTTGATGATTTCCGACCCTATGAATTACCTTGGTTTAGTAATGGGCGCTGCGTATCTGTTTAAAACAAACTCCTGATTATTTCCAACATTGTACTTAACGCTTCTGTTTGTCATCCAAAATTTGTATTCATCCGCCAAGTACGGAATACTTTCTCTGAGAAAATCGATATCATTGGTTGCCTCTATATACAAGTCCACCATGGGAATAAGGAAGGGCGGCTGTGAACGCCGGGTGTAGTATATACGGTTCCCATTTGGTACCATTCCAtatcttaaaatataataaagaagtTATTATTAATCACGAATAATATCAATGATAAGTATTGTTAATTATTGCAGTTGTATTATTGTATCACTAAAAAGTTAATTTACATATGACAGGATGCTTCTATTAAAATCTTCCTCTGTACCTTACAGCAATAAAATCCTTTTTGCTGTTTTACGGGCATCAAACTGTCCTCAAAGGACTGATTAAATGTTTACTATCAGACATATATCTATTTCCATCCAAGAAGGAAATGCAAACATACGTAAAACATGCCTATTCGTCATATCCCCTGCATTATCACAGAAACACAACTAGAAATTGTGCCCGTAGGACATGGATGCCACaacatatagcaaaaactatcaaagggccataactaaagtaaaaataatcacagaaaaaaatccctcttttatggtcatctgcacaccAAGCAAGTTCATCTGTCAAAGTTTGAAGCAAACCAGGCTAATAGTgggggaggagttggacacacaataattttctctatattctatattaCAAAACtaccaaagggccataactgtggtaaaatagttacagaaaaaatccttcctttatggtcatctacacatcaaggttgttcatctgtaaaagtttgaagcaaatcagatTAATAGTAGGgtaggagttggacacacaagatttcaggATGTACGTACGGACAGCAGCAGCGCTATATGCCACCAccaggggcgtacctgggcatacgctTGTACACATGGGCTTACAATTAAATTCGACACCGGGGAAATGAAAAAGCTTCTGCTCAAAttcgttttcaaaataaatttatttgttccTATAATTATCTTggaaaaggtaagggtagattccttGTAAGCATAAGGCACGACAAATacaaccagagccacacatcgCAAAATAGGCCCGccttaaataaaaacacagacgCAACCATGCAAACACGAacacaaacaaaagaacacaaaAGGAAGGGGCAATGCTAACACCTTcgatatttttgttcattctaaattatatattgtttacaaagaaacaattttattgataaaagctGGTCCTATTGACAGTATTCCATTTAGTTTTCCCCATGtgctcctccttgcattattttatcacgggcggacacctaggtagaaccaacgaccttctgtaagcaagatggatggtttcttcatatgaagaattcaacgccccgagtgaggctcgaacccatatcggtgaggtgCAAGTTATTCAAAGTTAGCAACCTTAAACACTCGGTCATAGATGCCCCAAGTAAAACATTGGTAACCAAGCATGCAAAGAGAGAACAAAAATGCTTGAGCCATCAAAAGTCTCAAGTAAAAAAAGCTTGCGGttaatataacatttaacgtGCACTGATGTGCAATTCAATCTATCAATCTACAGGATCAGGATACCGAAATACcaaagcaatttacgcagtttgaattttcgtTTGCAAAAAATAGATGTTTACGTTTTCTTGAAAATGTTTACTTCCGTGTGagatagatattattaaagattatttgataaaacctgACACATTCGCAATGTATGGGTAGACGCATTAATGAAAAACATGTCAAAATGCGaatgcagaagtcatgcatgaaATTAAAATATCACGATGATTTCAAGAACGATACTGACAACAAAAGCTAGAATACCCTTACACAATCCAATCGAGACTCTCTCTAACCTCCCGTATTCTCGCGACATCGCTGTTTGGCTCATAGCTGCTCGtctatctggcgtacagttcaaaatcatccaggtactCGACTGACCACATAAATGTGTTGGGGCACAACGAGTACCATAACCTTTAATTTTAATCTTAATCGTTACTGGTATAGTAAAAATAGCAATAAAGAGCTGAAACTAACCTTTTTACAAGAGATATAAAGTTTTCCAGCATGCCTTTCACAGTTGCTTTCATTTCGCATACTAACAACCCTTTTATCACCCAATAAGAATCCCTGTAACATAAATGATTACAGTCACAACAGATCTTAGCGTTACAAAATACTACAAGCATTCAAAGTATTACGTTAGTGTTCTCAAAACTTAAAAGCCGAAGCCAACTATTTTAGGTAGCCTTTATATGCAGCTCTGATTCCCCCATTTGCTTTACGTTTGATTCAACTTGAAACAAATCTATAGGAGGATGCTACAGAGCATGGTTGTTGACACGCGGAAATGATAATGCTTGTTTTAGACAGTTCTTTTTTCAAAAAGGTAGTAAGCATTGCAGGGGAAACGCGCTGTATTCTGGACCGAttaaaactatatacatgtacatacatatttttacatctaccACACCAAAGTCTAGCACGGTGGTTGTCTAAAGGTGCAGTTCCATAACGTATCAGGATGTAAAGTACAAATGAAAAAGATACATAACGTGTTTAAAAGGAAAAGACAGGTTGTTACCAGTAGTAGGTCTCCCTAAATCTTCCTCCTGGAACTATAAATGGGTGGTCCAAGTAGATCAGAGAATACCTGTCTGGGTTGATTTTCACATCTTGCTTTATCTGAACAAAGTGTAAGAaagaatttaaatgtaatttatatttaaaaaaactattACGTGAAATCCAATCAGTTTAAACATATCTACACTTATCAAACCTTCAAATGCGACACTTGTTTTGCCAACATACTTTTATTCAACTTTACATATTACAAATATCCGTTGGTAACAAAATGTCGAAATTACAACAAAATCAGATTATGCGATcgtacatttatatttatttcaatacatcaatccATTTTCAAAAGTCGCAAAAtgcaaatagataaataaattatataactaACTCACATTTTTTTTCTGGTTATTCTgagttatttaaaacatttatttcgaACTGCATTTTTGTAAATGACATACGAGATAATTATTTCGACAAAACTTCTAAAATTTTACCCCGCTAAGGTCAAAAAAATTCGAAAAGGGTTTGAGGGTATCTTATCCTAAAACACTTTCGAAAGGATGAACAATATGAACATTGTATATGTTTGACAATTTCACGTTTTCTTGCTATTTCTCAACGTCAGTGATACTTTCTACATGTATCATGAGTATATGGAGACTTGCACAACAGTAATCAAATTTGTAAGCTTTCATAAGAGAGAAACTATATAGTAAGTGGATACAAAGTTGCAAATAGTGACTTTCCTAAAAAATATGTCCATTTTAAATTACTTGCAgttcatttcttaaaaaaaaaaaacccaaaaaaacacaaGTATATTTCACTTGCATTATTTACTGAATTGAAAGCATCccagttaaaatatatatttgtacctTTCTTCCGAGAAGTTGCCATTTTTTACATAAAGCTTTCCCGAATTTTCTCAGCTCTTCATCTTTCACACCAGCGAGAAAAGCAGAACTACAAAAAAAGATCATTAAACATAGaggtatttatttttttcacaaataaaacTACGACGTGAAAATGCCACCATACGTCCCGTTTGTTGATACAATGCCTgcttgtggtttatcgtctaagaTCTACCACAGTACATTGTTCTGATGCTTGGGACTTTAACCAATCCGTCATTCGTCATAAAAATGTGACGTGATataacaagcaaagaaaaaccactgcaaatgtttaatttttctccgaaaattaaaacaacaaaaacatatgcGCTGTTGCAATAACAAATGCGATAATAAAACACTTGTTGATTTTTAGATTAGgtcaaaatgaacatttatatCCACTtaggaaaagtaaaataattacGCCCACGATCGATATAACTTTTTCCAGGTCGTTAAGTCCTCATGTCGACCTCTCTTAACGGCAATAATTGTATAAGAAGGCCTAGGCTATGTGgtaattttatattcatattcaattCCATTGGTCTAAACACAATCACGAGTCGTACTGACACGTATGCGAAGTCAAAACCACGTATTTAAACTCTTACAGTGACGTCAAAACATTTTGACGTTTTCATGTAAATGATACGTCGTGTGCATTTGAAGATAAAACGTTAAAAATGACTATCCGCTGAAAATGTTTGAATCCGGTTACTCCTTTCCGATGTAACCTTCGGACTGTtgtatttaataacaaaacaatcGTGAACTTTTAGTTTCGGCTGCTCTACGTCACAAAAAGACAATACAACTATAACTGTAATGTTCTGAAATTGCATTACATTAATATTAAAGCTACCTCTATCAATTCAATTCGGTAGAGTCACGTGATGAATAACAAAAACACGTAAAGGCTTCCAGAAATGATGTAATGACACCCTTCTTGTGCGGGTGAAAAGACCACCACTGCATTGGAATGTATAATGGAGCACATAACTTTCGTTTAAAAGAGTTTTGTTTACAGTCTCGCCTAAGTGTCTGCGGAGCTCCTTGAATTGGAGCGTGTTCTGTATCTTGCAATATCTTCCAACTGAAATTAATAACAGCCTTCTGCAGGAATCGCTCATGTAAGTAGCCTGGTGGACGTTACATTAGTTCAGACAGACGAGCTTCTTCTATGACATATTCGGTGTCTTCTTTTTCccttttattcaaattaaacttttacatgcatttgtatttcaaatgtaggcctgttttttttgtttttgtttttttcaaaaagttaaaaactaAACGACATAAACAAACCCCAAGGTGTCGATGTGTAGCAACAGCAAAACAGTCTTCTGTGGATTGATCCCTTTGAAGTGACTGTATTTTAACTcagaatgtatcatatatttaccTTTCAAGGTAGTCAGTAGGTGTCCATTTTTCAAACTCCATATTGGGACCTTCGAAATACGTCTTGAGGAACTCTCTGATCTGAGACTTTCTTGGAGTACCAGAGTCGCTTATATTTACAAATGCTGACAGCACGACATCTTAAGACAATATACGTATAAGCAGAATGAATTCAAAATAATGGAATTGTTTAATGAGAAAAGTAGTTTAAGTAAGTAAAGATAAAATTAACCAGATTTCAAATtctattcaaataaatattcttgattAAGCGGAAATCCAACAATTTACTCGCTATGTTCACGCTGATGACGATGACGATAAAcaacgatgatgataatgatgatgatgatgatgatgcgacAACGAAGACTGTGAAAAAGATGGCGATTATGAttttaatgatgatgatgacgacgataGAAATTCGTGTTtaatatataatactgatatatgATACTAATATACCTAATTATAGCTTGAAAACAGAATGACTATATCTTGTATCATTGAATTAAAGGAACCTTCTGATCGAGTTAATTGAAAGCACAAGTTAAAAATAGATACCTGGGTCAGATTTAAGATTCATGTCAACAAATGTCTTAGAATCCGTGTACAGTCTCGCATTCTGCACCGCATCGAGTAAAGGTCCGTCACACCAAA is a window from the Mercenaria mercenaria strain notata chromosome 7, MADL_Memer_1, whole genome shotgun sequence genome containing:
- the LOC123555733 gene encoding trehalase-like isoform X2, translated to MNLKSDPDVVLSAFVNISDSGTPRKSQIREFLKTYFEGPNMEFEKWTPTDYLESSAFLAGVKDEELRKFGKALCKKWQLLGRKIKQDVKINPDRYSLIYLDHPFIVPGGRFRETYYWDSYWVIKGLLVCEMKATVKGMLENFISLVKRYGMVPNGNRIYYTRRSQPPFLIPMVDLYIEATNDIDFLRESIPYLADEYKFWMTNRSVKYNVGNNQEFVLNRYAAPITKPRPESYTEDISTKNKQSRVSPSEMYQNLASAAESGWDFSSRWFSQEFQDETSDETRWLSYTDTTDVIPVDLNSILCWNEMLMAKFYNSLGEQNASMHYRQQQKARQDAMMSLFWDQEKGVWFDLSLAAKSKRQRFFPSNVFPLFVGCYDKGNSKLESQVLAYLKDKNVIDFASGVPSSLLQTGQQWDFPNAWPPLQDILISALTDGDLPEGRQVGLELASRWIQSNYIGWNRTHNMFEKYVVTSMGSRGSGGEYDVQDGFGWTNGVILDFLERFGQNLTLDYTTSNGNGSHLPPRLVLTTVLLTITLFCFSYFITKHMML
- the LOC123555733 gene encoding trehalase-like isoform X1, which codes for MFGTFTVFVVCIFCSVISNAGIRVAALPACDSQIWCDGPLLDAVQNARLYTDSKTFVDMNLKSDPDVVLSAFVNISDSGTPRKSQIREFLKTYFEGPNMEFEKWTPTDYLESSAFLAGVKDEELRKFGKALCKKWQLLGRKIKQDVKINPDRYSLIYLDHPFIVPGGRFRETYYWDSYWVIKGLLVCEMKATVKGMLENFISLVKRYGMVPNGNRIYYTRRSQPPFLIPMVDLYIEATNDIDFLRESIPYLADEYKFWMTNRSVKYNVGNNQEFVLNRYAAPITKPRPESYTEDISTKNKQSRVSPSEMYQNLASAAESGWDFSSRWFSQEFQDETSDETRWLSYTDTTDVIPVDLNSILCWNEMLMAKFYNSLGEQNASMHYRQQQKARQDAMMSLFWDQEKGVWFDLSLAAKSKRQRFFPSNVFPLFVGCYDKGNSKLESQVLAYLKDKNVIDFASGVPSSLLQTGQQWDFPNAWPPLQDILISALTDGDLPEGRQVGLELASRWIQSNYIGWNRTHNMFEKYVVTSMGSRGSGGEYDVQDGFGWTNGVILDFLERFGQNLTLDYTTSNGNGSHLPPRLVLTTVLLTITLFCFSYFITKHMML